One window of Agromyces rhizosphaerae genomic DNA carries:
- the pheS gene encoding phenylalanine--tRNA ligase subunit alpha → MSEPTEITESAVAEAVDAALAAIAGANDSAALKAVRTEHTGEKSALAKLNALMRSVPNEQKAVVGKLVGGARGRVNQAFAAREGEIVEAEAAAQLEAEAVDVTAIAARRTPGARHPLSLLQEQIADVFVGMGWEIAEGPEIEHEWYNFDALNFDEDHPARAMQDTFFVEPVERHLVLRTHTSPVQIRSMLDREVPIYVLAPGRTYRTDELDATHTPVFSQFEGLVIDKGITMAHLRGTLEHVARIMFGEGTKIRLRPNYFPFTEPSAEFDIWHPTFKGGARWIEWGGCGMVNPNVLRSAGIDPEVYSGFAFGMGFERTLMFRNDVKDMRDMIEGDIRFSEQFGMVV, encoded by the coding sequence GTGTCCGAACCCACCGAGATCACCGAATCCGCGGTCGCCGAGGCGGTCGATGCCGCGCTCGCGGCCATCGCCGGCGCGAACGACTCCGCCGCGCTGAAGGCCGTCCGCACCGAGCACACCGGCGAGAAGTCGGCGCTCGCGAAGCTGAACGCGCTCATGCGCTCCGTGCCGAACGAGCAGAAGGCCGTCGTCGGCAAGCTCGTCGGCGGCGCGCGAGGCCGCGTCAACCAGGCGTTCGCCGCCCGTGAGGGCGAGATCGTCGAGGCCGAGGCCGCCGCGCAGCTCGAGGCGGAGGCCGTCGACGTGACGGCGATCGCCGCACGCCGCACGCCCGGCGCGCGGCATCCGCTCAGCCTGCTGCAGGAGCAGATCGCCGACGTGTTCGTCGGCATGGGGTGGGAGATCGCCGAGGGCCCCGAGATCGAGCACGAGTGGTACAACTTCGACGCGCTGAACTTCGACGAGGACCACCCGGCGCGCGCGATGCAGGACACGTTCTTCGTCGAGCCGGTCGAGCGCCACCTCGTGCTGCGCACGCACACGAGCCCGGTGCAGATCCGCTCGATGCTCGACCGCGAGGTGCCGATCTACGTGCTCGCCCCGGGCCGCACGTACCGCACCGACGAGCTCGACGCGACGCATACCCCGGTGTTCAGCCAGTTCGAGGGCCTGGTGATCGACAAGGGCATCACGATGGCCCACCTGCGCGGCACGCTCGAGCACGTCGCGCGCATCATGTTCGGCGAGGGCACGAAGATCCGCCTGCGCCCGAACTACTTCCCGTTCACCGAGCCGAGCGCCGAGTTCGACATCTGGCACCCGACCTTCAAGGGCGGCGCGCGCTGGATCGAGTGGGGCGGGTGCGGCATGGTCAACCCGAACGTGCTGCGTTCGGCCGGCATCGACCCGGAGGTGTACTCGGGCTTCGCGTTCGGCATGGGCTTCGAGCGCACCCTGATGTTCCGCAACGACGTGAAGGACATGCGCGACATGATCGAGGGCGACATCCGCTTCAGCGAGCAGTTCGGGATGGTGGTCTGA
- a CDS encoding DUF1801 domain-containing protein yields MAENVTKPTDASVDEFLANAHPAGRREDAAVLREMLDRVTGEAPVMWGPSIVGYGTYHYRYATGREGDMPVIGFSPRTASMSLYGIQYEGADELLDELGPAKRGAGCVWVGRFAKLDLDVLERLFAEAWRRGGALG; encoded by the coding sequence ATGGCCGAGAACGTGACGAAGCCGACGGATGCCTCGGTGGACGAGTTCCTCGCGAACGCGCACCCCGCGGGCCGGCGCGAGGATGCCGCGGTGCTCCGCGAGATGCTCGACCGCGTGACCGGCGAGGCGCCGGTCATGTGGGGGCCGTCGATCGTCGGGTACGGCACGTACCACTACCGCTACGCGACCGGGCGCGAGGGCGACATGCCCGTGATCGGGTTCTCGCCGCGCACGGCCTCCATGTCGCTCTACGGCATCCAGTACGAGGGTGCCGACGAGCTGCTCGACGAGCTGGGCCCGGCGAAGCGGGGTGCCGGATGCGTGTGGGTCGGCCGGTTCGCCAAGCTCGACCTCGACGTGCTCGAGCGGCTCTTCGCCGAGGCATGGCGGCGCGGCGGCGCGCTGGGCTGA
- a CDS encoding amino acid ABC transporter permease — MDAVFDNLPRYLDGFSVTLLLLAVSSVFALVLGTVIAAMRISPVASLRGFATVYTEIVRNTPLTLVLFFCAIVLPYLGSTLPYVVAAMIGLSVYTSPFVAEALRSGINGVAVGQAEAARSVGLGFGQTVTLVILPQAFRMTVPPLINVFIALTKNTSVAGGFFVAELFTIGKELANARGDAVIAVLLGVATFYLLITVPLGLAATQLERKWVVQR; from the coding sequence GTGGACGCCGTCTTCGACAACCTGCCGAGATACCTCGACGGGTTCAGCGTGACGCTGCTGCTGCTCGCCGTGTCGAGCGTGTTCGCGCTCGTGCTCGGCACGGTCATCGCGGCCATGCGCATCTCGCCGGTGGCGTCGCTGCGCGGGTTCGCGACGGTCTACACCGAGATCGTGCGCAACACCCCGCTCACGCTCGTCCTGTTCTTCTGCGCGATCGTGCTGCCGTACCTCGGCTCCACGCTCCCGTACGTCGTCGCTGCCATGATCGGCCTCTCGGTCTACACGTCGCCGTTCGTCGCGGAGGCCCTGCGGTCGGGCATCAACGGCGTCGCGGTGGGCCAGGCGGAGGCGGCGCGCAGCGTCGGCCTCGGGTTCGGCCAGACCGTGACGCTGGTCATCCTGCCGCAGGCGTTCCGCATGACGGTGCCGCCGCTCATCAACGTCTTCATCGCGCTGACGAAGAACACGTCGGTCGCGGGTGGGTTCTTCGTCGCCGAGCTCTTCACGATCGGCAAGGAGCTCGCGAACGCACGGGGTGACGCGGTCATCGCGGTGCTGCTCGGCGTCGCCACGTTCTACCTGCTGATCACGGTGCCGCTGGGGCTCGCCGCCACCCAGCTCGAGCGGAAGTGGGTGGTGCAGCGATGA
- a CDS encoding glutamate ABC transporter substrate-binding protein, with translation MKRSRLALIAAAGVAALALAGCSSDGGDGETTDSSGTVEFEEGTTMAELSEAGTITIGTKFDQPLFGLVGPSGDPEGFDVEIGKIIAGQLGIDEGSIEWVETVSANREPFIENGQVDIVVATYTINDARKEVISFAGPYYMAGQSILVNADNDDITGEDDLIGQPVCSVTGSTPAEYLDELGAETVLTDTYTNCLEPLRQGQVVAVSTDNVILAGLAAQNEGEFKVVGEPFTDEPYGIGLAIDDTDFRMWINDVLEESYADGSYEEAWNATAGTILPFIEPPAVDRY, from the coding sequence ATGAAGCGCAGCAGACTCGCACTCATCGCCGCAGCGGGGGTCGCGGCACTCGCGCTCGCCGGCTGTTCGAGCGACGGCGGCGACGGGGAGACCACGGACTCGAGCGGCACCGTCGAGTTCGAGGAGGGCACCACGATGGCCGAGCTCTCCGAGGCCGGCACCATCACGATCGGCACCAAGTTCGACCAGCCGCTGTTCGGCCTCGTCGGCCCGAGCGGTGACCCGGAGGGCTTCGACGTCGAGATCGGCAAGATCATCGCCGGCCAGCTCGGCATCGACGAGGGCTCGATCGAGTGGGTCGAGACGGTCTCCGCGAACCGCGAGCCGTTCATCGAGAACGGGCAGGTCGACATCGTCGTGGCGACCTACACGATCAACGACGCCCGCAAGGAGGTCATCTCCTTCGCCGGTCCGTACTACATGGCGGGCCAGTCGATCCTCGTGAACGCCGACAACGACGACATCACCGGCGAGGACGACCTCATCGGGCAGCCCGTCTGCTCGGTGACCGGTTCGACCCCGGCGGAGTACCTCGACGAGCTCGGCGCCGAGACGGTGCTCACCGACACCTACACGAACTGCCTCGAGCCGCTGCGCCAGGGCCAGGTCGTCGCGGTCTCGACCGACAACGTGATCCTCGCGGGCCTCGCCGCCCAGAACGAGGGCGAGTTCAAGGTCGTGGGCGAGCCGTTCACCGACGAGCCCTACGGCATCGGCCTCGCGATCGACGACACCGACTTCCGCATGTGGATCAACGACGTGCTCGAGGAGTCGTACGCGGACGGCAGCTACGAAGAGGCGTGGAACGCCACGGCGGGCACCATCCTGCCGTTCATCGAGCCGCCGGCAGTCGACCGGTACTGA
- a CDS encoding amino acid ABC transporter ATP-binding protein: MEPTTPTPTTSNIQVGRGEPLVVIEQVNKHFGDLHVLNDINTEVNRGEVVVVIGPSGSGKSTLCRAINRLETIDSGTITIDGDVLPEEGAALAKLRADVGMVFQSFNLFAHKTVLENVTLAPIRVKKKSKKEAEARAMELLDRVGVANQASKMPSQLSGGQQQRVAIARSLAMSPKLMLMDEPTSALDPEMINEVLDVMVGLAKDGMTMIVVTHEMGFARRAADRVLFMADGKIVEEATPSDFFDNPQSDRAKDFLSKILEH, translated from the coding sequence ATGGAGCCCACCACGCCGACTCCGACGACGTCCAACATCCAGGTCGGTCGCGGAGAGCCGCTCGTCGTGATCGAGCAGGTGAACAAGCACTTCGGCGACCTCCACGTGCTGAACGACATCAACACGGAGGTCAACCGCGGCGAGGTCGTCGTCGTCATCGGCCCGTCCGGGTCTGGCAAGTCGACGCTCTGCCGTGCCATCAACCGCCTCGAGACCATCGACTCGGGCACCATCACGATCGACGGCGACGTGCTGCCCGAGGAGGGTGCGGCGCTCGCGAAGCTGCGCGCCGACGTCGGCATGGTCTTCCAGTCGTTCAACCTCTTCGCCCACAAGACGGTGCTCGAGAACGTCACGCTCGCGCCGATCCGGGTCAAGAAGAAGTCGAAGAAGGAGGCCGAGGCGCGCGCCATGGAGCTCCTCGACCGCGTCGGCGTCGCGAACCAGGCATCCAAGATGCCCTCGCAGCTCTCGGGTGGCCAGCAGCAGCGTGTGGCCATCGCCCGCTCGCTGGCGATGAGCCCGAAGCTCATGCTCATGGACGAGCCGACGAGCGCGCTCGACCCCGAGATGATCAACGAGGTGCTCGACGTCATGGTCGGCCTCGCGAAGGACGGCATGACGATGATCGTCGTGACGCACGAGATGGGATTCGCCCGGCGCGCCGCCGACCGGGTGCTCTTCATGGCCGACGGGAAGATCGTCGAGGAGGCCACGCCGAGTGACTTCTTCGACAACCCGCAGTCGGACCGTGCCAAGGACTTCCTCTCGAAGATCTTGGAACACTGA
- the rplT gene encoding 50S ribosomal protein L20, with protein MARVKRAVNAHKKRRVILERAEGYRGQRSRLYRKAKEQVTHSLVYSYNDRRARKGDFRRLWIQRINAASRQNGLTYNRFIQGLGLAGIEVDRRILADLAVHEPETFAGLVEAAKAALPADTSAPKADSAA; from the coding sequence ATGGCAAGAGTCAAGAGGGCCGTCAACGCCCACAAGAAGCGCCGGGTCATCCTCGAGCGCGCCGAGGGCTACCGCGGGCAGCGTTCGCGCCTGTACCGCAAGGCCAAGGAGCAGGTCACGCACTCGCTGGTCTACTCGTACAACGACCGCCGTGCGCGCAAGGGCGACTTCCGCCGCCTGTGGATCCAGCGCATCAACGCCGCGTCGCGCCAGAACGGCCTGACCTACAACCGCTTCATCCAGGGCCTCGGCCTCGCGGGCATCGAGGTGGACCGTCGCATCCTGGCCGACCTCGCCGTGCACGAGCCGGAGACCTTCGCCGGCCTCGTCGAGGCCGCCAAGGCCGCGCTGCCCGCCGACACCTCGGCCCCCAAGGCCGACTCGGCCGCGTAG
- the infC gene encoding translation initiation factor IF-3, giving the protein MSDPRTNDRIRVPEVRLVGPSGEQVGVVKIEVALRLAQEADLDLVEVAPNSKPPVAKIMDYGKFKYEAAQKAKEARRNQANTILKEVRFRLKIDKHDYETKMKRAVGFLKAGDKVKAMILFRGREQSRPEMGVRLLQRFAEDVAEFGTVEHTPTIDGRNMTMVIAPVKNKSEAKAEANAQRAAAKQRPASEDAGE; this is encoded by the coding sequence ATCAGCGATCCCCGTACCAACGACCGTATCCGCGTTCCCGAGGTCCGCCTCGTGGGGCCCAGCGGAGAGCAGGTCGGCGTCGTCAAGATCGAGGTTGCCCTGCGACTCGCGCAGGAAGCAGACCTCGACCTCGTCGAGGTCGCTCCGAACTCGAAGCCGCCCGTGGCCAAGATCATGGACTACGGCAAGTTCAAGTACGAGGCTGCGCAGAAGGCCAAGGAGGCCCGGCGCAACCAGGCGAACACGATCCTCAAGGAGGTCCGGTTCCGCCTCAAGATCGACAAGCACGACTACGAGACCAAGATGAAGCGCGCCGTCGGCTTCCTGAAGGCCGGCGACAAGGTCAAGGCGATGATCCTGTTCCGCGGGCGCGAGCAGTCGCGTCCCGAGATGGGCGTCCGCCTGCTGCAGCGCTTCGCGGAGGACGTCGCCGAGTTCGGCACCGTCGAGCACACCCCCACGATCGACGGGCGCAACATGACCATGGTCATCGCTCCCGTGAAGAACAAGTCCGAGGCCAAGGCCGAGGCGAACGCACAGCGTGCTGCGGCCAAGCAGCGTCCCGCGTCGGAGGACGCGGGCGAGTAG
- the rpmI gene encoding 50S ribosomal protein L35 has product MPKQKTHSGSKKRFKVTGSGKIKKQQAGMRHNLEGKSSVRTRRLNQDKVASKADTKVINKLLGR; this is encoded by the coding sequence ATGCCCAAGCAGAAGACCCACTCCGGGTCGAAGAAGCGCTTCAAGGTCACCGGCAGCGGCAAGATCAAGAAGCAGCAGGCCGGGATGCGCCACAACCTCGAGGGCAAGTCCTCCGTGCGCACCCGCCGCCTGAACCAGGACAAGGTGGCCTCCAAGGCCGACACCAAGGTCATCAACAAGCTGCTCGGCCGCTGA
- the argC gene encoding N-acetyl-gamma-glutamyl-phosphate reductase, producing the protein MTYSVAVAGASGYAGGEILRLIADHPELEVRTVTAHQNAGQALTAVQPHLRAYTHLTLAETNADTLAGHDLVFLALPHGASGAIAAELGDASIVVDCGADHRLEQEGDWAAFYGGEFHGAWTYGVPELPRLQGTQRERLAQTRRIAAPGCNASTVALSLVPGVRAGVIDAHDIVSVLAVGPSGAGKALKTHLLGSEILGSANPYAVGGTHRHIPEIQQALRWAGAADPTISFTPVIVPMSRGILATSTARLADDADASSVREAWEDAYAGETFVQLLPEGQFPRTADVLGANTALMGLAVDEAARRVVVVAAVDNLVKGTAGAAIQSANLALGLAEATALPVNGVAP; encoded by the coding sequence ATGACGTACTCCGTCGCCGTGGCAGGCGCGTCCGGATACGCCGGGGGAGAGATCCTGCGGCTCATCGCAGATCATCCGGAGCTCGAGGTGCGCACCGTCACCGCGCACCAGAACGCCGGCCAGGCGCTCACCGCCGTGCAGCCGCACCTGCGCGCGTACACGCACCTCACGCTCGCAGAGACCAACGCCGACACGCTCGCCGGCCACGACCTCGTCTTCCTCGCGCTGCCGCACGGCGCGTCGGGCGCGATCGCCGCCGAGCTCGGCGACGCGTCGATCGTCGTCGACTGCGGCGCAGACCACCGCCTCGAGCAGGAGGGCGACTGGGCCGCGTTCTACGGCGGCGAGTTCCACGGCGCGTGGACCTACGGCGTGCCCGAGCTGCCCCGCCTGCAGGGCACGCAGCGCGAGCGCCTCGCGCAGACGCGCCGCATCGCCGCGCCCGGGTGCAACGCGAGCACCGTCGCGCTCTCGCTCGTGCCCGGCGTGCGCGCCGGCGTCATCGACGCGCACGACATCGTGTCGGTGCTCGCCGTCGGTCCGTCCGGCGCCGGCAAGGCGCTGAAGACGCACCTGCTCGGCAGCGAGATCCTCGGCTCCGCGAACCCCTATGCGGTCGGCGGCACGCACCGGCACATCCCCGAGATCCAGCAGGCGCTCCGCTGGGCGGGCGCAGCCGACCCGACGATCAGCTTCACGCCGGTGATCGTGCCGATGTCCCGCGGCATCCTCGCCACCTCGACGGCACGGCTCGCCGACGACGCGGACGCCTCGAGCGTGCGTGAGGCCTGGGAGGACGCCTACGCGGGGGAGACCTTCGTGCAGCTGCTGCCCGAGGGCCAGTTCCCGCGCACCGCCGACGTGCTCGGCGCCAACACGGCCCTGATGGGCCTCGCGGTCGACGAGGCGGCGCGCCGCGTCGTGGTCGTCGCCGCGGTCGACAACCTCGTCAAGGGCACCGCGGGCGCCGCGATCCAGTCGGCCAACCTCGCTCTCGGCCTCGCCGAGGCCACCGCCCTCCCCGTGAACGGAGTCGCACCGTGA
- a CDS encoding TrmH family RNA methyltransferase — translation MLENPRSPRVRAVAKLAKKPARQESGLFLLEGPQAVAEALTYRPQLLVELYATPTALERYTDIGQTAVDAGVDVEFVTEEVLESMADTVTPQGFVAVCHQFPTAAKDVFAAEPKLVAILEEVRDPGNAGTIIRAADAAGADAVVFSGRTVDLYNPKVVRSSTGSIFHLPVAVGAHLEDVLQRARGAGLQVLAADIDGEDLLAARSAGVLDAPTAWLFGNEARGLSDEHRDAADRAITVPIYGQAESMNLATAASVCLYESAFAHRS, via the coding sequence ATGCTCGAGAACCCGCGCTCGCCGCGCGTGCGCGCCGTCGCGAAGCTCGCCAAGAAGCCCGCCCGCCAGGAGTCGGGGCTGTTCCTGCTCGAAGGGCCCCAGGCCGTCGCCGAGGCCCTCACGTACCGCCCGCAGCTGCTCGTGGAGCTCTACGCGACCCCGACGGCGCTGGAGCGCTACACCGACATCGGCCAGACCGCGGTCGACGCCGGCGTCGACGTCGAGTTCGTCACCGAGGAGGTGCTCGAATCGATGGCCGACACGGTGACCCCGCAGGGGTTCGTCGCCGTGTGCCACCAGTTCCCGACGGCCGCGAAGGACGTGTTCGCCGCGGAGCCGAAGCTCGTCGCGATCCTCGAGGAGGTGCGCGACCCCGGCAACGCGGGCACCATCATCAGGGCGGCGGATGCGGCGGGAGCCGACGCCGTCGTCTTCTCAGGCCGCACGGTCGACCTCTACAACCCCAAGGTCGTGCGCTCGTCGACCGGGTCGATCTTCCACCTCCCGGTCGCGGTCGGCGCCCACCTCGAGGACGTGCTGCAGCGTGCCCGCGGGGCGGGCCTGCAGGTGCTCGCGGCCGACATCGACGGCGAGGACCTGCTCGCGGCGCGCTCCGCGGGCGTGCTCGACGCGCCGACGGCGTGGCTGTTCGGCAACGAGGCGCGCGGGCTCTCCGACGAGCACCGCGACGCCGCGGATCGCGCGATCACGGTGCCGATCTACGGGCAGGCCGAGTCGATGAACCTCGCCACCGCGGCATCCGTCTGCCTGTACGAGAGCGCGTTCGCCCACCGTTCCTGA
- a CDS encoding amino acid ABC transporter permease, with product MSRGAAVLFDAPGPRARRTSLLVSLIAGVLIVIGLGWIIAVLAAPREGPGGLELPGMFAPTRWDIYSDPEVWLFIGEGTLATLQAAAVAAALALVFGVVLSLLRSAQSRWIRIPTAVFIEFFRGMPVLLMMLFILLAAMTGQFWAVVWALALYNGALIGEALRAGLAALPKGQREAGLSLGMRQLQSKLLVEFPQAFRQMLPIIVAQLVVLLKDTSLGYIVGYNELLRTTLNNLGSFFGNRYLFSLFIITWVIYLAMNLALSWFARWLSRRTESGGGGFNFMKRGARGGPVLPSMENPAMDAAMRGAESRQVGQGST from the coding sequence ATGAGCCGCGGCGCCGCAGTCCTGTTCGACGCACCCGGGCCCCGCGCCCGGCGCACGTCGCTGCTCGTCTCGCTCATCGCGGGCGTGCTCATCGTGATCGGCCTCGGCTGGATCATCGCGGTGCTCGCCGCCCCGCGTGAGGGTCCCGGCGGCCTCGAACTGCCTGGAATGTTCGCGCCGACGCGCTGGGACATCTACTCCGACCCCGAGGTCTGGCTGTTCATCGGCGAGGGCACGCTCGCCACGCTCCAGGCCGCGGCCGTCGCCGCCGCCCTCGCCCTGGTGTTCGGTGTCGTCCTCTCCCTGCTCCGCAGTGCCCAGAGCCGCTGGATCCGCATTCCGACGGCCGTGTTCATCGAGTTCTTCCGCGGCATGCCCGTGCTGCTCATGATGCTGTTCATCCTGCTCGCGGCGATGACCGGGCAGTTCTGGGCCGTCGTCTGGGCGCTCGCGCTCTACAACGGCGCGCTCATCGGCGAGGCGCTCCGGGCCGGTCTCGCGGCGCTGCCCAAGGGCCAGCGCGAGGCGGGCCTCAGCCTCGGCATGCGCCAGCTGCAGTCGAAGCTGCTCGTGGAGTTCCCGCAGGCGTTCCGCCAGATGCTGCCGATCATCGTCGCCCAGCTCGTGGTGCTGCTGAAGGACACCTCGCTCGGGTACATCGTCGGCTACAACGAGCTGCTCCGCACGACGCTCAACAACCTCGGCAGCTTCTTCGGCAACCGCTACCTGTTCTCGCTGTTCATCATCACGTGGGTCATCTACCTGGCCATGAACCTCGCACTGTCGTGGTTCGCGCGCTGGCTGTCGCGCCGCACCGAGAGCGGCGGCGGCGGGTTCAACTTCATGAAGCGCGGCGCACGCGGGGGACCCGTGCTCCCGAGCATGGAGAACCCGGCGATGGATGCCGCCATGCGTGGAGCCGAGTCCCGGCAGGTCGGACAGGGCAGCACGTAG
- the pheT gene encoding phenylalanine--tRNA ligase subunit beta, whose translation MRAPLSWIDEFTPLVEGSTLDDVHAALVRVGLEEEDLHDFEVSGPVVVGEVLEFVEEPQKNGKTIRWCQVRVAPEGSEAADGGPDVRGIVCGARNFELGDKVVVTLPGSVLPGDFEIAARKTYGHVSDGMIASVKELALGDEHDGILRLVTMGLDPEVGTDAIALLGLDDSAVEVNVTPDRGYAFSIRGIAREYSHATGQPFTDPASLVPPVEASGFPVVIDDAEPIRGRVGARGFVTRSVRGVDATLPTPPWMRARLALAGVRSISLLVDITNYVMFELGQPIHGYDLDRLAGGITVRRATGGETLETLDGQVRKLSTEDLLITDESGAIGLAGVMGGGTTEMSLETTNVLIEAATFDPVSIARTARRHKLPSEASKRFERGVDPAVAVAAANRVVQLMVQLAGGTADTLGSDLVADASAEPIALPAGFTAGLIGVDYEPSQIRGALELIGASVEDAADGWTVTPPSWRPDLTDTWTLAEEVARIDGYDRIPSVLPVAPPQRGLTRAQHLRRNASNALAASGFTEVMAYPFFTEAVNQRFGSPDGARIGQVKLANALDASVPYLRTSLLPGLIEVARRNRSRGFTDLALFETGSVFRPELGREYGTATIPLGGVLPGDGDLDDLAASIPPQPRRVGVLLTGDRTAKQPGVAPVASGIADALEAAHAIANAVGAELEVRQGAHQAMHPGRTAELLAGGEVVGHAGELLPELALEYDLPRVVGVAEVDLDALIASSEGVIEARGLSTYPAATQDLSLVVDVATPAGEVGAAVREGAGDLLEHLDLVDDYRGTGVAEGRKSLTFALRFRASDRTLTAAEATVAKLAGSALAGERFGAMIRE comes from the coding sequence ATGCGCGCGCCGCTCAGCTGGATCGACGAGTTCACCCCGCTCGTCGAGGGATCGACGCTCGACGACGTGCACGCCGCGCTCGTGCGCGTGGGCCTCGAGGAGGAGGACCTGCACGACTTCGAGGTCTCCGGGCCGGTCGTCGTCGGCGAGGTGCTCGAGTTCGTCGAGGAGCCGCAGAAGAACGGCAAGACCATCCGCTGGTGCCAGGTGCGCGTCGCGCCCGAGGGTTCGGAGGCGGCCGACGGCGGCCCCGACGTGCGCGGCATCGTCTGCGGCGCCCGCAACTTCGAGCTCGGCGACAAGGTCGTCGTGACCCTGCCCGGTTCGGTGCTGCCCGGCGACTTCGAGATCGCCGCGCGCAAGACCTACGGTCACGTCTCCGACGGCATGATCGCCTCGGTGAAGGAGCTCGCACTCGGCGACGAGCACGACGGCATCCTGCGCCTGGTGACCATGGGTCTCGACCCCGAGGTCGGCACCGACGCGATCGCGCTGCTCGGGCTCGACGACTCGGCGGTCGAGGTGAACGTCACGCCCGACCGCGGCTACGCGTTCTCGATCCGCGGCATCGCGCGCGAGTACTCGCACGCGACCGGCCAGCCGTTCACCGACCCCGCGTCGCTCGTGCCGCCCGTCGAGGCGTCCGGCTTCCCGGTCGTGATCGACGACGCCGAGCCGATCCGCGGTCGCGTCGGCGCGCGCGGCTTCGTCACGCGCTCGGTGCGCGGGGTGGATGCCACGCTGCCGACCCCGCCCTGGATGCGCGCGCGCCTCGCGCTCGCGGGCGTCCGATCGATCTCGCTGCTCGTCGACATCACGAACTACGTCATGTTCGAGCTCGGCCAGCCGATCCACGGCTACGACCTCGACCGGCTCGCCGGCGGCATCACGGTGCGCCGCGCGACCGGCGGCGAGACGCTCGAGACGCTCGACGGCCAGGTGCGGAAGCTCTCGACCGAGGACCTGCTGATCACCGACGAGTCCGGCGCGATCGGCCTTGCGGGCGTCATGGGCGGCGGCACGACCGAGATGAGCCTCGAGACGACCAACGTGCTCATCGAGGCGGCAACCTTCGACCCGGTGTCGATTGCGCGCACCGCGCGCCGGCACAAGCTGCCGAGCGAGGCGTCCAAGCGCTTCGAGCGCGGCGTCGACCCGGCCGTCGCGGTCGCCGCGGCCAACCGCGTGGTGCAGCTCATGGTGCAGCTGGCGGGCGGCACCGCCGACACGCTGGGCTCCGATCTGGTGGCGGATGCCTCGGCCGAGCCGATCGCCCTGCCCGCCGGCTTCACGGCTGGCCTCATCGGCGTCGACTACGAGCCGTCGCAGATCCGCGGCGCGCTCGAGCTGATCGGCGCGAGCGTCGAGGACGCGGCCGACGGCTGGACCGTCACGCCGCCGAGCTGGCGCCCCGACCTCACCGACACGTGGACCCTCGCCGAGGAGGTCGCCCGCATCGACGGGTACGACCGCATCCCGTCGGTGCTGCCGGTCGCGCCGCCGCAGCGCGGCCTCACGCGCGCCCAGCACCTGCGCCGCAACGCGTCGAACGCGCTGGCCGCGTCGGGCTTCACCGAGGTCATGGCGTACCCGTTCTTCACCGAGGCGGTGAACCAGCGCTTCGGCTCGCCCGACGGCGCCCGGATCGGCCAGGTCAAGCTCGCCAACGCGCTCGACGCGAGCGTGCCGTACCTGCGCACGTCACTGCTGCCGGGCCTCATCGAGGTCGCGCGCCGCAACCGCTCGCGCGGCTTCACCGACCTCGCCCTGTTCGAGACCGGCTCGGTGTTCCGCCCCGAGCTCGGCCGCGAGTACGGCACCGCGACCATCCCGCTCGGCGGCGTGCTGCCCGGTGACGGCGACCTCGATGACCTGGCCGCGAGCATCCCGCCGCAGCCGCGTCGCGTCGGCGTGCTGCTCACGGGCGACCGCACGGCCAAGCAGCCGGGCGTCGCGCCGGTCGCGTCGGGCATCGCCGACGCGCTCGAGGCCGCGCACGCGATCGCGAACGCGGTCGGCGCCGAGCTCGAGGTGCGCCAGGGCGCTCACCAGGCCATGCACCCCGGCCGCACCGCGGAGCTCCTCGCGGGCGGCGAGGTCGTCGGCCACGCCGGCGAGCTGCTGCCCGAGCTCGCCCTCGAATACGACCTGCCCCGCGTGGTGGGCGTCGCCGAGGTCGACCTCGACGCGCTGATCGCGAGTTCCGAGGGCGTGATCGAGGCCCGCGGGCTCTCGACGTACCCGGCCGCGACGCAGGACCTCTCGCTCGTCGTCGACGTGGCGACGCCGGCCGGCGAGGTGGGCGCCGCCGTGCGCGAGGGCGCGGGCGACCTGCTCGAGCACCTCGACCTGGTCGACGACTACCGCGGCACCGGCGTGGCCGAGGGGCGCAAGTCGCTCACGTTCGCGCTCCGCTTCCGGGCATCCGACCGCACCCTCACCGCCGCCGAGGCGACCGTCGCGAAGCTCGCCGGCTCGGCGCTCGCGGGCGAGCGCTTCGGCGCCATGATCCGCGAGTAG